In Dehalogenimonas etheniformans, one genomic interval encodes:
- the coaBC gene encoding bifunctional phosphopantothenoylcysteine decarboxylase/phosphopantothenate--cysteine ligase CoaBC: MFKDKTIVLGVTGSIAAYKAAEITSKLVQAGAGVEVVLTDSAQKFITPLSFRSLTNRQPVTSMWEPASDVNVKHVSLANAADAILIAPATANIIAKLAGGFADDMLSCTVLATRAPVIVAPAMNCNMWDNPVTQQNIKTLQDRGFILVGPETGYLACGTEGRGRLAPVDQILAIVGSVLNKKKDLAGKTFVVTTGGTREPLDPVRFIGNRSSGKMGYAMAAAARDRGAMVKLISTVELPETAGMEVTRVQTAAEMLASVKNAVKGADALIMAAAVADFRPSAVANEKIKKTSAALDLKLEPTTDILAEIRGKFVRIGFAAETSELIDNAERKLDAKNLDIIVANDVTAPGCGFGSDTNKVTLIFRDGHMEDLPLMSKREVADAILDKTMPLLAPRRSGEVSPPRSQ; the protein is encoded by the coding sequence ATGTTTAAAGATAAAACCATCGTTCTTGGAGTCACCGGTTCCATAGCCGCCTACAAGGCTGCCGAGATCACCTCGAAGCTGGTCCAGGCCGGAGCCGGCGTCGAAGTGGTGCTGACCGATTCGGCCCAGAAGTTCATCACTCCCCTCTCCTTCCGCTCCCTAACCAACCGTCAGCCCGTGACCTCCATGTGGGAACCCGCGAGCGATGTGAATGTAAAGCACGTCTCCCTGGCCAATGCCGCCGATGCTATCCTCATAGCCCCCGCCACCGCCAACATCATCGCCAAGCTTGCCGGCGGGTTTGCTGATGACATGCTGTCATGTACTGTCCTGGCCACCAGGGCTCCGGTGATCGTCGCCCCCGCCATGAACTGCAACATGTGGGACAATCCCGTCACCCAGCAAAATATCAAAACCCTTCAGGACCGAGGCTTTATTCTTGTCGGTCCGGAAACCGGCTACCTTGCCTGTGGCACCGAGGGACGAGGCCGCCTCGCCCCGGTAGATCAGATACTAGCCATCGTGGGTTCAGTTTTGAACAAGAAGAAAGATCTTGCGGGCAAAACCTTCGTCGTCACCACCGGCGGCACCAGGGAACCCCTCGACCCCGTCCGGTTCATCGGCAACCGCTCCTCCGGCAAAATGGGTTACGCCATGGCCGCGGCCGCGCGCGACCGGGGCGCCATGGTCAAGCTCATTTCGACTGTTGAATTGCCGGAGACCGCGGGCATGGAGGTTACGAGGGTGCAGACCGCCGCCGAAATGCTGGCCTCGGTTAAAAACGCGGTCAAAGGGGCTGATGCCCTTATCATGGCCGCCGCCGTCGCTGACTTTAGACCTTCGGCTGTCGCCAACGAGAAGATCAAGAAAACCTCTGCCGCCCTCGATCTCAAGCTGGAACCGACGACGGACATCCTGGCTGAAATTCGTGGCAAATTTGTCCGCATCGGTTTCGCCGCGGAGACCTCCGAACTGATCGACAACGCCGAGCGGAAGCTCGACGCCAAGAACCTGGACATCATCGTCGCCAACGACGTCACCGCCCCCGGCTGCGGCTTTGGATCTGATACCAACAAAGTTACCCTGATCTTCAGAGATGGTCACATGGAAGACTTGCCTCTAATGAGCAAGCGTGAAGTTGCTGACGCCATTCTCGATAAAACGATGCCTCTTCTTGCACCCCGCAGAAGTGGAGAAGTCTCCCCGCCCCGGAGCCAGTGA
- a CDS encoding RNA polymerase sigma factor: MDDPGQAALVRRCQDGDAEAFRALVEAYKNALFGVAFLMTRDRGMAEDAIQEALVQIWKHLPSLRDPARIKSWMMRIVVNEVNQQLRKKRVPSLPIEAADIPCDDDPVENRIISAERRRKIQEALSGLPREQREAIVLRFYSDLSVPEIAAATGAREGTIKSRLHRALENLNEALQNEGLEAEA, translated from the coding sequence TTGGATGACCCTGGTCAGGCAGCCCTGGTCCGCCGCTGCCAGGATGGGGATGCGGAAGCCTTCCGCGCCCTCGTCGAGGCATACAAAAATGCGCTCTTCGGCGTAGCCTTCTTGATGACCAGGGATCGGGGCATGGCGGAGGACGCGATTCAGGAGGCATTGGTCCAAATCTGGAAACACCTCCCCTCCCTCCGCGACCCCGCCCGGATCAAATCGTGGATGATGCGAATTGTGGTGAATGAAGTGAACCAGCAGTTGAGAAAGAAACGAGTGCCCTCCCTCCCCATCGAGGCCGCCGATATCCCCTGCGACGACGATCCCGTAGAAAACCGGATCATCTCGGCGGAGCGCCGCCGCAAGATCCAGGAGGCTCTGTCCGGTCTACCACGTGAGCAGCGTGAAGCCATCGTTCTGCGGTTTTACTCTGATCTCTCGGTGCCGGAGATCGCCGCCGCCACTGGCGCCCGTGAAGGCACCATCAAGTCCCGCCTTCATCGGGCTTTGGAAAATCTCAACGAGGCTCTCCAGAACGAAGGTCTGGAGGCCGAGGCATAA